A single genomic interval of Nocardioides nitrophenolicus harbors:
- the sigM gene encoding RNA polymerase sigma factor SigM: MLTDHELLAAHVAGDPAAFGTLVTRHRDRLWAVALRTCGHPETAADALQDALVSAFRRAGTFRGDAAVTTWLHRVVVNACLDRLRADKVRRTEPLPDDLDDLGTGRRETVADAIDPAEHGLAVDRRERVLAALRTLPEEQRAAIVLVDMEGYPVAEVAQILDCAEGTVKSRCSRGRARLAVLLADVLDLAGEETDSRPHDGGNPTRPPDVGSVAPRGPPAGTAVD; encoded by the coding sequence ATGCTGACCGATCACGAGCTGCTGGCCGCCCACGTGGCGGGTGACCCGGCCGCCTTCGGCACCCTGGTCACCCGGCACCGCGACCGGCTGTGGGCGGTCGCGCTGCGCACCTGCGGTCACCCCGAGACCGCCGCCGACGCGCTCCAGGACGCCCTGGTGTCGGCGTTCCGCCGGGCCGGCACCTTCCGCGGCGACGCCGCGGTCACCACGTGGCTGCACCGGGTCGTGGTCAACGCCTGCCTCGACCGCCTCCGCGCCGACAAGGTACGCCGCACCGAGCCGCTGCCCGACGACCTCGACGACCTCGGAACCGGTCGTCGCGAGACCGTCGCCGACGCGATCGATCCCGCCGAGCACGGTCTCGCCGTCGACCGGCGCGAACGGGTGCTGGCGGCGCTGCGCACCCTGCCCGAGGAGCAGCGGGCCGCGATCGTGCTGGTCGACATGGAGGGCTACCCGGTCGCCGAGGTCGCCCAGATCCTCGACTGCGCCGAAGGCACCGTCAAGAGCCGCTGCTCGCGGGGCCGGGCGCGGCTCGCCGTCCTGCTCGCCGACGTCCTCGACCTCGCGGGAGAGGAGACCGACTCCCGGCCGCACGACGGCGGGAACCCGACCCGCCCGCCGGACGTCGGATCGGTGGCGCCCCGCGGACCACCCGCCGGGACCGCCGTCGACTGA
- a CDS encoding protein kinase family protein: MATSTRSGDVLAGRYRLIDLLSESGGGRFWRAHDRVLERYVALHVIAQDDPRAHELVEAARTSAQVLDPRILRVLDAEEEDGRCFVVNEWGTGISLDILVTHDGPLTPRNAAWLVADVADALARAHAAGVTHGRLNPENVLIDRYGAVRIIGMCVDAALHGLSPGDVQGDLEDLGGLLHCALTGTWPGPSGSIVPAAPRENDLTLSPRQVVAGVPQPLDVLWRELDQRGAVPRWRRRGGEHPDVSSAAAIAAELLAFVGDPAGAPARLARAIPPINELRPVWLPALADPLPHDASRDDIPVVPPAPEPEPEPEPDLEPESEDEPPIPLVTELPTEAGMPVFGDDEDVTWLRTRSTPPPPPPPFEDLPERPLFAPDPPGGRRRLPPVPSEPGGPPGGPTPTGFWPWETDTGPDAQESTDSLESVPGRSWLRLAMAVALAVLLLVAVAIAFNLGRGRTALGGDPQEAPTPTTTTTAGRAAPLDGVTAGALDPLGTDGDENGSLAGDVLDGDPRTSWRTDTYLQQLGPTGLKTGVGLVLDLGGTRTVATVELRMLDDGLMTSNQVGLYAVDGTAAPTAAPTGDPVAEATGGGRLNLTPAQPVKARYLVLWWTALPEVSGGFRAQVSEVVVRGE, from the coding sequence GTGGCGACGTCGACGCGGTCGGGCGATGTCCTCGCCGGCCGCTACCGGTTGATCGACCTGCTCAGCGAGAGCGGCGGGGGGCGGTTCTGGCGCGCCCACGACCGGGTGCTCGAGCGCTACGTCGCGCTGCACGTCATCGCCCAGGACGATCCGCGCGCCCACGAGCTGGTCGAGGCCGCCCGCACCTCCGCCCAGGTCCTCGACCCGCGGATCCTGCGCGTCCTCGACGCCGAGGAGGAGGACGGGCGCTGCTTCGTGGTCAACGAGTGGGGCACCGGCATCTCGCTCGACATCCTGGTCACCCATGACGGACCGCTGACCCCGCGCAACGCGGCCTGGCTGGTCGCCGACGTCGCCGACGCACTCGCCCGCGCGCACGCCGCCGGCGTGACCCACGGCCGGCTCAACCCCGAGAACGTCCTCATCGACCGCTACGGCGCGGTGCGCATCATCGGCATGTGCGTCGACGCCGCGCTGCACGGACTCTCGCCCGGCGACGTCCAGGGCGACCTCGAGGACCTCGGCGGCCTGCTCCACTGCGCCCTCACCGGCACCTGGCCGGGGCCCTCCGGCTCCATCGTCCCCGCCGCGCCCCGCGAGAACGACCTCACCCTGAGCCCGCGCCAGGTGGTCGCCGGCGTGCCCCAGCCGCTCGACGTCCTGTGGCGCGAGCTGGACCAGCGCGGCGCCGTGCCCCGCTGGCGCCGGCGCGGCGGTGAGCACCCCGACGTCTCCTCGGCCGCCGCGATCGCCGCCGAGCTGCTCGCCTTCGTCGGCGACCCGGCCGGTGCGCCCGCCCGGCTGGCCCGGGCGATCCCGCCGATCAACGAGCTCCGTCCGGTCTGGCTGCCCGCCCTCGCCGACCCGCTGCCCCACGACGCCTCGCGCGACGACATCCCGGTCGTCCCGCCGGCCCCGGAGCCCGAGCCGGAGCCCGAGCCCGATCTGGAGCCGGAGTCCGAGGACGAGCCACCGATCCCGCTGGTCACCGAGCTGCCCACCGAGGCCGGGATGCCGGTGTTCGGCGACGACGAGGACGTCACCTGGTTGCGCACCCGGAGCACCCCACCGCCGCCGCCACCGCCGTTCGAGGACCTGCCCGAGCGGCCGCTGTTCGCGCCCGACCCGCCGGGCGGGCGGCGCCGGCTGCCGCCGGTCCCGTCCGAGCCGGGTGGCCCACCTGGTGGCCCGACCCCGACCGGCTTCTGGCCGTGGGAGACCGACACCGGTCCCGACGCCCAGGAGTCGACCGACAGCCTCGAGAGCGTGCCCGGGCGGAGCTGGCTGCGCCTGGCGATGGCGGTGGCGCTCGCCGTCCTGCTGCTGGTGGCGGTCGCGATCGCGTTCAACCTCGGCCGGGGCCGCACCGCTCTCGGCGGCGACCCCCAGGAGGCCCCCACCCCCACCACGACGACCACCGCCGGCCGGGCCGCCCCGCTCGACGGCGTCACGGCCGGAGCGCTCGATCCGCTCGGCACCGACGGCGACGAGAACGGCTCCCTGGCCGGCGACGTCCTCGACGGCGACCCGAGGACCAGCTGGCGCACCGACACCTATCTCCAGCAGCTCGGGCCCACCGGCCTGAAGACCGGCGTCGGCCTGGTCCTCGACCTGGGTGGCACCCGCACCGTCGCGACGGTCGAGCTGCGGATGCTCGACGACGGCCTGATGACGTCCAACCAGGTGGGCCTGTACGCCGTCGACGGCACCGCGGCGCCCACCGCCGCACCCACCGGCGATCCCGTCGCGGAGGCGACCGGAGGCGGCAGGTTGAACCTCACCCCTGCGCAACCGGTGAAGGCTCGCTACCTTGTCCTGTGGTGGACGGCCCTGCCGGAGGTCTCCGGCGGCTTCCGGGCCCAGGTCTCCGAGGTGGTGGTCCGTGGTGAGTGA
- the murJ gene encoding murein biosynthesis integral membrane protein MurJ, with amino-acid sequence MSDTDSTTGGEQRRILANTAVMAAGTIVSRFSGFIRSTLLAAALGVSLHADIFTVANTVPNMLYILLAGGVFNAVLVPQLVRSMKNDPDGGAAYVNRVMTLAACFLGLVTVGLVVAAPLVMQVLVPSYNAPELAEQRQSAIDFARYCLPQVFFYGMFVLVGQVLNARGRFGPMMWAPIANNVISVAVLVAYLVAFGPATPAEQRGAFTSGQEALLGIGSTVGIAAQLLILVPYLRAAGVRVRPRFDWRGVGLGHTLHLAVWTVLFVIVNQVAYVVVVRLASGGTAAAEDGTGITIYSNVMLVTMVPHSIITVSLATAILPRLSAAAAASDMGRLATTLGATLRTALAVVMPFAALLPSIALPLAQVVWGHGATAPYVHRFESSMVLFGFAVVAFTVHYLVLRGFYALELNRLVFFVQCAIAATNIGLAVLFVSRVDPWDTSPMLVLAYGGAYTVGATLSSVVLLRTLRRGGMPRGAVWHRRGFLLRLLAACVVVFVVARFLDIVVTDTVVELVGPDPNWLWAALEVAVVSSGAAAVLLGVARPLGLDDVTSVADTVTRRLRRG; translated from the coding sequence GTGAGCGACACCGACAGCACGACCGGCGGGGAGCAGCGCAGGATCCTCGCCAACACCGCGGTGATGGCGGCGGGCACGATCGTGTCCCGGTTCAGCGGCTTCATCCGCTCGACCCTGCTGGCCGCGGCGCTCGGCGTGTCGCTGCACGCCGACATCTTCACCGTGGCCAACACGGTGCCGAACATGCTCTACATCCTGCTCGCGGGCGGGGTGTTCAACGCGGTGCTGGTGCCGCAGCTGGTGCGGTCGATGAAGAACGACCCCGACGGGGGCGCGGCGTACGTCAACCGGGTGATGACCCTCGCCGCCTGCTTCCTGGGCCTGGTGACGGTCGGGCTCGTGGTGGCCGCGCCGCTGGTGATGCAGGTGCTGGTGCCGAGCTACAACGCCCCGGAGCTGGCCGAGCAGCGCCAGTCGGCCATCGACTTCGCGCGCTACTGCCTGCCCCAGGTCTTCTTCTACGGCATGTTCGTGCTGGTCGGGCAGGTGCTCAACGCCCGCGGCCGGTTCGGCCCGATGATGTGGGCGCCGATCGCCAACAACGTCATCTCGGTCGCGGTGCTCGTCGCCTACCTGGTCGCGTTCGGGCCAGCGACGCCCGCCGAGCAGCGCGGCGCCTTCACGTCCGGCCAGGAGGCCCTGCTCGGCATCGGCTCCACCGTCGGCATCGCGGCCCAGCTGCTGATCCTGGTGCCCTACCTGCGCGCGGCCGGGGTCCGGGTCCGCCCACGGTTCGACTGGCGTGGCGTGGGACTGGGCCACACCCTGCACCTCGCCGTGTGGACGGTGCTCTTCGTCATCGTCAACCAGGTCGCGTACGTCGTCGTGGTGCGGCTCGCCTCGGGCGGCACCGCCGCCGCGGAGGACGGCACCGGCATCACGATCTACTCCAACGTGATGCTCGTGACGATGGTCCCCCACTCGATCATCACCGTCTCCCTGGCGACCGCGATCCTGCCCCGGCTCTCGGCCGCCGCCGCGGCCTCCGACATGGGCCGGCTCGCCACCACGCTCGGCGCGACCCTGCGTACCGCGCTGGCCGTCGTGATGCCGTTCGCGGCGCTGCTGCCCTCGATCGCGCTGCCGCTCGCCCAGGTCGTGTGGGGCCACGGCGCGACCGCGCCGTACGTCCACCGCTTCGAGTCCTCGATGGTGCTCTTCGGCTTCGCGGTCGTCGCGTTCACCGTCCACTACCTGGTGCTGCGCGGCTTCTACGCGCTCGAGCTCAACCGCCTGGTGTTCTTCGTGCAGTGCGCGATCGCGGCCACCAACATCGGGTTGGCGGTGCTCTTCGTCAGCCGGGTCGACCCGTGGGACACCTCGCCGATGCTGGTCCTGGCGTACGGCGGCGCGTACACCGTCGGCGCGACCCTCTCGTCCGTCGTCCTGCTCCGCACGCTGCGCCGCGGCGGGATGCCCCGAGGCGCGGTGTGGCACCGGCGCGGCTTCCTGCTGCGGCTGCTGGCCGCGTGCGTGGTCGTCTTCGTGGTCGCCCGCTTCCTCGACATCGTGGTGACCGACACCGTGGTCGAGCTCGTCGGCCCGGACCCGAACTGGCTGTGGGCGGCGCTCGAGGTGGCCGTGGTCAGCAGCGGCGCGGCGGCGGTCCTGCTGGGCGTCGCGCGGCCCCTGGGCCTCGACGATGTGACGTCCGTCGCCGACACCGTCACCAGGCGCCTGCGCCGAGGCTGA